DNA sequence from the Megalops cyprinoides isolate fMegCyp1 chromosome 24, fMegCyp1.pri, whole genome shotgun sequence genome:
ATCTCTTTACAGCCCCTTATAACCGTCCACACTATTATTCAGTTAATTCAAGTATTTCCAGTAACAAATACTAAATTTCACTGTGGTCACTAGTCGTAAGGTCACTAAGCAGAACTCCCAAGACCACTTCACTGTGAATACTTTAAAAATAGATGTCctctattaatatttttgtacaCTGTTAAAATGGTTGTACAATGTAGAAACACACCAGCTTATTTACAAGCAAAgggcaaaatggaaaaattgctCCCCTCTTAGATGTGCACATTTTTCAGATACCAAAAAGAGAGCCTTTACGAAAATGCTGAAGCGAGCAACATGATATAGACCATTACTCGAAATGTTTCTCTtgccaaaaaaattaaagataCCAATTGCGGGTTTTAATATTGGAACATGTATTGTATTCCATACAGGCATGTATtgcagtttaatattttatgtacttctttatgaaaaaaaaatctgagcaaTTAAGTTTTATGTGATTTAAGCgcaatgaaaattttaaaaaaagctttgaatTGATTATACAATGGCTAACTATGACCAGTATAATTTCCCCCAATCCTTTGAGAAGGTCTCCTTGTAAGGCACATCATTCTTCCATCCCGATGTTGAAGGCATTCATATCACCTACCACATTATTGTCAAATATTATTGCATAAtgtggagcagacagacacacatgaatATTAGTAGTCTGATTTCTGTCGTTTtctcaagtattttttttttctggtgcagTACATAGGCCAGTATACTTTATCAAtgtaaattgtatatatttgtgaaatgtacaaatatactGTGACCTGATATGAATCATTACAGTTGAAATGAAGTTtattaacagaaaacaattgGTTTCGTTATGGTTATTTCCATCATTGTATCTCATATGTCTCACTTAATATTGTCCAGTGTGTACAGATCAGACTAACTGTAAAGAAACATGACACAGTAATATGTTAATGTTCTATGTGTAGGAGTGGGAGATTCACTGTGAATACAGGAGGTGCGGAATTCATATACTGATAACAAGAAAATTCGTAAGACAGCAAATTGAAAATCAAGATATGTTAGTCAAAGAGACCTACTGAATTAGTCCACAAATattatttcacacagtgctTCAACCTAATCAACTAAAGgctatgttttatttcttttttcaatagTGCaagcttttaatgtgaaactgGGGAAGCATGCTTGAATTGTGACCACATTGATGAAGGGTTTGCAACACCCcaccacattttaaataaaaatatacacaaagtCAACTGGGTTTTGCTTTTACAACAAATCTTTGGAcatgcattaattaaaataaaatgaaacatacatttaaaaagaaaaaagtgatcCAGACTGACCTGATGACTGTGGATATGACAGAAATAGGGAGTGGGGATTCAACAGAACCGTGTGGGTTGAGGGCTGAGAACAGTGCAATTtcatagagaaaaaaaaacaatgaaaccatatacataaaacataaagcCATGTATGAGTGGGGATGACCTGAACAGTCCATGGGTGCTtctaaaaaaggaaattacaataaatatagTTTCAATGGACAAATTTGTAATATATGTGCACTACTGTATACATTTCAGAGGAACTATTTGTGTCAAAATCATGTACCCttaacatactttttttttttttcttgaaagcaCTGTACATAAGAAGAAAGCAACAAAACCTCACAGGAAACCTTTGTTTTCTCTATTTTTGAGGCTAACATGTATACCATTCTAACCTTGTTAAAATTTCTACAAAGGTATTGCCCACTTAAAAGTATTTCCCCTATTCATATTACAACAGTTGCTTATGTTACATTGAGACACGATTATTTAAAACCTTAAAgcaatatacatttattaatatgagcagagcaaaaaaaaaaaaaaaaaaaatcaacgcCAACTGGTTAAGGCACATTGAagttgatgatgtcattggcagaaatacaaacatgtaaaaaaaaaaatcaaataatgctTTATTCCAAACCTATTGTTAAGAAAACGTAATATACAAAGTATTGCCATAGCTGTAACAAGAAGGTCATATTAAATCTATTGCTGCATAAGTTTAAAGATAGATATGGCTGTACACCATGTGCATGTTGAAGAAAATTgtagcacattacattacaactcTCATACCTCTTTACTTTAgtgtatttgtaatgtaattactacACATAAATGCAATTTATGTGTAGTAATTACACATAAATGCAATTGTTACTTTTTTTACTAAAACACTCCCAAGTTGCGTTGTGTGACGAAAAAGAAGGTTGATGCTTGCCTTTACTTGTGAATCAAATTTAAAGACAAGCATTGACTGAAAGCAGTTCTGTTCCCTGACGTTAATCACCTACTTATTTGGTTTTTAGTGATGGGTAAATATTTGGTATATTTATTGGTACATGGCCACTTGCATTTCtcatataatttattaattaatattgcCTCTTCAATACAAATATCAGCATCACTCTTATGAAGTAATATTAACCATAAACACAGTCTTATCATGTTATGAATCCAAATATCTGTATATGAATGAACATCTATAGAACAGTGATTCAGTCTTGTGGTGAAGGGTGGAACTCTTGcataattcaaatgaaatgcattgaagCATGTCTGAACTGCTTTGCCTTCCAATCCTCCTTCCTTTCCAGTGCTTAGCGGTCAGCACGCCATGGAATCATCATGATACAGCCAAAACTGAAAACCTCACCTTGAATCCtgcaaaatgtttctgtctATTCTGAATCAACCAAGGAAATACACTGATAGATATTACTGCTTTACTTTTTGATGCAGCCTACCCTACATTAGAAAATAAGAGTAGGGAAATAGCAGAATTGGTGAATGGACAGAAATACTGGTGAATCTGACAACAGTTTGCAAACATTTGCAGATTTTCTGAAGTGCAGTGGCCAGCTGTTGCGCCGCATTTATGagaaatataattacatttcaatattttatgttatttttgtggACCATGTGTGCTACACTGCAACTCCTATACAACTACTATTCGGTTCATTCTCTGAATTCTTGAAGTTTGACAAATAAATCAAGCACACATCTTTTTAGCTTTTAAATCACATACATGGAGTGCTGGGGGTaatgcatttgcaaatgtaacTCTTTTCTTTCCCTAATAATGACTGTTGTAAAACAGATGTTCAAATTTTAATACTAATTAGAACTATATTTTCTCATGTAGCTTGGTCTCAACTCTTCAGTTGATTTCTGAACACTactaatgtataatttatattataattataatctTGCAATGCTGGTTTTTCCCAGATCCAATTACCAGTAAGTTGCTGTTATTTATTCAGAATTTGAAAAAGTAACTTAAGTAgtcaaaatgccattttatttatgtgtaaatgATGCAGATGTATTATGTGAGTATCACAGAGTCAAACATCACACCTAAGAGCATGTAGGAATACTTGGTCATGTCTACACCTGTTTTACCTGTTGGTTGCTGAAAGGCTCAGCAAATAGCCTTTTTGCCTTCCACTCACATTATGCACATTCCACTGGAAATTACCTTCAGCAAAGTTTTTCCAGGCACTCTTACAAATGCATGCCTCAACACTGAACACCGTGACTCATCTTAACAACCCAAATAACACTTTTTCAATGCCCCAAAAGCAGCTGGTCACTTGGAAACCACAACAACATGGGCACCTATATCCACACAGAGGTCTTTCCATTTTTGATTATGGTGCCAGCCTTCTCCATGCTGGCTTTGGGCCTGGCCCCCTGTTTCTCCTGGGCCGTGTTGACCCGGTTCTGTTCGGCCACGGTGCCCCCCGAAGCCGGGCTGCTGGTTCTGGAGGTCTGCGGGTTACTCTTGTTGTTGTAGGTCTGGAAGGCCATGTCCAGCTGCTCCTGGGCCACCCTTAGGTGCCGGTGCAGGCTGGCCAGGTCCGAGGGGATGTTGTCATCCGggctggtgcactgctgctcctgcgcCACGTTGGCCAGGTTCTGCTCGTGCGTGATGAGGCTGTTGGGAATCCGGCTGGGCTTGTCCGACTTCATCACGAGGTTGTACCCCGGTGGCGAGGCGGGGATGTTCCTGGGGTAGGGGTAGGAATACGAGGGCCGCCGGCCTTTGCTCTTCCGGCGCCGGAGCATGTCCCGGAAGGTCCCGATGCCCAGGTGGACCATCTCGCAGATGttgagcagcagacagaggcagctgaCCACGTACATGATGAGAAGGAAGATGGTCTTCTCTGTGGGCCGGGAGATGAAGCAGTCCACCGAGTGCGGGCAGGGGCTCTTGTTGCAGACGTAAGAGGGGTTGACACGGAAGCCATACAAGAGGTACTGGCCAGCCAGGAAGCCCACCTCGAAGACAGCGCGGGCCAGGAGCTGCATCACATAGATCCTCATCAGGCCCTCCTCCATGATCCTCCGCCGGCCATCATGCTTCTGCTGGTCCCTGTTAGACGGACACTTGGCCGCCTCTGGCTTGATCTCCTGCACCTCCAGGGTATCTTCATAGATCAtgggctcctcctcttcctcctcctccagcacctcctccagggTGCGGGTGGCCCTCCACTTGATGGCGTGGGGCTTCTTGCGGAACTTCCGCTGCTTGCGCCGCTCCTCCTCCGACGAGCGGGCGATCTTGTGGATGGCGTAGCCCAGGTACATGATGGAGGGGGTGGATATCATGATGATCTGGAAGACCCAGAAGCGCACGTGGGAGAGCGGGGCGAAGGCGTCGTAGCAGACGTTGTCGCAGCCCGGCTGCTTGGTGTTGCAGGTGAACTTGGTCTGCTCGTCCGAGTAGATGGACTCGCCGCCCACCGCCGTCAGCACGATGCGGAAGATGATGAGCACGGTCAGCCACACTTTCCCCACAAACGTGGAGTGGTTGTGGATTTCCTCCAGAAGACGGGTGAGAAAGCTCCAGCTCATGTTGGTCATAGGGCCTGTTCAACTAAAACCTGTgagaaaaagacacacaagTCAGACCCTTAACAACTTAACATTGTCCACTCTTAATGATTGGCTGAAGTTGTGTTATACTGACTAACCATCTCTAAAAAATCCTTAACATGGGTAAGTGGTAACGCTTCACAatttacacaattacacaactAATGCTCACTCATGGTCAAGAGAGGGATTATGGATCAGATGCGCCACACGGTTGGTATTTTCAAAGGCGTTGCCAATCCTCAGGCTAAATGTGACTGACTTTAAAAGGGCCAAATAGTGGAGCATtgctttttcatctgttttctgAAAGGGATGCAATGCGAAAAAAGACATAGGTTCATTACAAAATCTGTCTAAAGCATATTCTGCTAAGCATCACTATATCAGTTGCATGATGTAATCAGTAGATATTTTGTATGATTTATGCAACATTCTGTGAAATTCAGCAAAATCTGGCCAAAGCTCAAGAAAATGGCTAAGACTTGTTTTACCACAAGCTGTAACATTAACTCTGTGAACAGCGCTCAGGCAATCCCTGCTTGACATAGCCTCTGGCAGCTAACAGCCATGACAATAATAATCCAATTaatttcacactgcattttccACTAAGGctttaaacagcaaaaagctCCAAGGCTAGTCAACCACAACTGCTAATTAGAAGCAACAACTGTAAATTTAGTTCCTCTGCCAAATCACTCAGTGGCAGGTCCTGCTTTACATCCACTGCCAAGTGatagtaaatgtaaatatctgtaaGATCAGCCATATCAATGACATCCCATTtcttattctttcattttttttatataactacaaaacataaatatgtaaaatgatgCAATTAGCCCGACAATTTTACATCAAATGAAGGCTAAGTACTGCCTGAGCGCTGAATGCTCAGTGATGTTCAGCTTGAGCCATATGTAATTAGACAGCAACATATTTCGCAAGacagttttgtttcattgaaatGAACTGACTGCTGCATCCAGACAGGTTATCTCCTGACAGAGGAGGTAGAACATACTGTTCTTAACAACTGAGTTTGACTGCCTTGAACAACAGATACCATCTCTTTATGACAGAAAGCCGAGTGTGGATGGCAGTCTATCACAGCATATGGGAATAAACATTGTGTCCATTGCaatttataaatacaaaatgattgTTGGGTTTACTGACATGGCAGTTGGACCCaaaattgtttttctgctgAATTCTTGGTGAGGACATCCGAGAGCTACTCAGGTATTTCAACTATCAAAAAACcgttcaggaaaaaaatgatttaaatggaaaatgtctttCAGATGTTGAACGCTTcagattttcatatttttcatatgcaGATTTTTCATATGCAATTTTCTTCTAATCTCCTAGTTTAAAAACATATCCTACTGTCTAGACATGATGACAAGCCAGAAGACTAATAAACTTTAACAAATCAGTCACTGAGCCAATGCTCAAGATACAGGAGTAGATTTAATACTTTAAAACCAAAAGAATCAGCTGCACCATCTgtagataataataatgtgctAGATTTGCAAATAAAGTCATATACCTGAAAAACATTCTTTCACCAAGGAAACATTCTTTGCACAGGAAAATAACTCTACTGATTTCATGTAATCACATAACATGAACCTTTAAATGCTTTCACACTGAATATATTGAGAGTAAAGTTCCTAATTGACATACAATTGACTGCACagtataaaaagaaaagaaagcaaaaaacaaaacaaacaaacaaaaaaagaaaaaagaaaaaggatttACTTACAGATCATGCTTGCCCCTATGGGAATGCATAGCTCTTAAGTTCTTAACTCTTAAGTTAGTTCTTAACTACTAAATCTGTAAGCTGTATTGTTACCTTAAAATCCTCCACCTCTCTGAGGAATTGCCAGCTCCTTTCATTTGAAGCATCTTGTCTGGGCACGACTCTGCgtgcttgatgtttaaattcCTGTCACCTCGCTTCGTAGAATTTGGACACCATTCTACAAAAATCTACAGTCCGTACTTGTAAACCGAAGACAGGGTAGGAAGCCCAAACCCGACCCAACCTCAAATCACAAAGTGCAAACTGGACACTGCTGACATCTTTTATACTAGTTAGAGGGCTCTTGGTCCTTCTCCAAAAAACATTCTGCTATCAGCACTTGGACTTGTGGTTTGTGATCTGCGGGAGGGTCAAAGTTTTGACTTAATCCCGCCTTAAGTTTCTTGTGTTCATACAATCACTCCAAACAACAGGGATTAACATCAAGAAACAAAGGGCCTGTGAACTATTCTACAGAAGTGGGTAATATGTATGTAGCACACATAGCCCCTAAGGCATATGTTCTTGATAAAATCTTTAAATTAGAAGGCTGTTTTTGCATGATGAAGCTGCAACAGTCGATTGCAAACACTCCCTTGAAATCCATACATCTATTAGGATGGATCTTGAGAATGAAATTCGGTTAGGCAAGGTATAAATTTGGTTTccatcaaataaataacaaaatgtttgtcCTGTTTCCACACACctattaattaaatgtaatatatactgAAGGaaaacccatttcatttttattaaatgattatGTCATTgctgtacaaatgtaaatattctacATACAACCAGCATCATTCCTTGTTAAATTACCCATGCATCTCCCCATTTATTAGCTCTCATAGCTTACAAATTGATCTCAATAACAATATCTTCCAATGCTGTGTTGAATGTAAATAACAAGGCACAGCAAATAGCTGTTCCTTCATCACAGCTGTTTCTAAACTGCAGGATAAGAAAGCGTACTGGGGTGAGATGAGGATTCAGTGGGAGCGTAAGTGGGGGAGCACAGGTGTGGAGATGCTCTGATTCCGGGCTCTTCTTCCGAGTGTATCCTGAGGTGGCCCATGGGGTGTTTATTTTAGACTcagacccacaatgcaccctggGTTCACAGGCTCAGGTGAAGGGGGGACATAGAGCATAAGGCTCTATGTCCTCTGGAGACTGAAGAGGCTAAAAAACCATCTGTATTGGTTCTGAACTGTGCCACGCAGACACAGCTGCATATTCTAAGTAAATAGTAACCTGTTGTTAGTAAATTATCTGGTTAAAGTCAACGCTCAAACTGTTCTAAACAATTCATCGGGTTAGCATGGGTTATTTCAGCCACAGACTATCACTTCAAAACTTTTCATCATACTCAAGATGTTCATTCTGTAGATGTTTTGAAAACCAGCAACAAACAAGTGAATTTCAggtttttggctttttaaaaaaaaaaaaaaaaaaaaaacacaccatatTCTTAGCCCTTGTAACTGCAGCgctacattaaaaatgacaagcttaTTAAACATCAGCTATAACGCTATTTAATCATCAGGACAATGTTTTTGTCTAAAGCTTCCCCAGAGCTTTCCCTTCAGCTGTTTTACTGTGAACACGCTCTGGGGCTTGCACTGCCCCACTAGTGTGTTAGATAAACGCTAGGCTGTGATTCAGAGGGGTTGTTCTCATGCATGACAAATGGTATACATGAGAACGCAGGGCATCCATCTGAGCAAGAGCGATCCTCCTTCTACAAACTCAGCAGGACTGACCTTTCTGTCCACTGTTTCAATCCATTCTGCAACTTTTTACAAAGATCGTCGCATAGCTGTTAATGACAGTGTTTGCAGTAGCATGTACATATGcgcattttgtaaaatatggATTATTTGGTCAGCCTGTATTTTCCTCTTCTCTACACGGAAGTGGGGATCTGAAGTTAGAAATATGTAattcttttttctgcttcttaAAAATTCCATGTGTGGCATGGTCACTGACATCCATGGAACAAAATCTTAACAGAATACCTTTGATATTTAGAACGTAAGAGAAATGATGGAGCACAACTAGTGTGGTTTCTTTATTTCCTTATACGTATACCCGAATTTGAGCCCTTTCATCTTCTGCTACTATTACATTGAAAGAAAAATTGTCTAAGATCAATGTTATCTTTTATTCAGTATCTAATGCCTGATGGCTACAGACTaccaaatattattttatgtgatATCTGCTATGACAGGAATGAGAAGTGACAAGCTTCAGTACATGTCTGAATagatgcttttgaaaaaaaaaaatcacattctcAGTACAGCAGTAATTTTAGCAGGAATTACGCTAAAATTTGACCCACCTTGTAAACCACAAACCGTTCCCTCTGTGCTATTGAAAGGGGACTCTCACCTTAATCAGAGACAGGCAATACCAGCCCTCCTGGGCCAGACTGCTACATGCTTCAGAGGAATCTTGTGAATaacatatttactgaggcataaAGAGACAAAACACACCCCGTGGCCCTCCAGGACTGAAATATCTCAGCCCTGTCTTAGAAGGAAAACTGCAAtcctattttttatttgttggaaGGTTAGGTGCTGAGTAACAAGCACATGTTTTAGACAATTAACACTagattaatgaataattcatgattAAACTCACGTTGCATGTAAAgaagctttcattttaaatataacaaagCATTAATACTGACTTGTGTAGGATTTGTAGGATTGTAAGGACAAATGATACAGATTAAAAGTAATAATACTTCATAATAATACCCCTTAATATCCAAATATCTTAAtatatcatttatttcaaagcTATTAGCCTCTTGCCCCACAGATTTCCATCTACAGCAAAGGAACCATTCAGTATTCTAGAACAGCTCTAAATTTAACGCATGAACATATATTACTGCATTGCCCTTAACGGTGTGGTGGTGATTTTTCCCTACATGCCTAAGCTTCACTCCCTGATGGAGACCTACAGTTTTATAATGCTCTTTCATGAGCAGCAGGAGGCAGGAGAGTgtggtgctttttaaaaagacttCTACCAAAAAATATTTGGTAGTACTTCTATGGCTAAAAACTACCTAGACACGAAATACTGTGCttcataattattaattaattatttattagtTAATTAACTCTGTCTGATCTGTTGTCTCTTCTTCTTAAAACTACTGCTCGTCCACAGCATcccaaaaatcaaaaaatgcaaagtaaaaacgaaaaaataattgaatagtCAACAGTCATGTTCTTTTAATTGGCTCTCATGACATTGTACCCATGACAGAGGTGGGATTGACATTAGATTCggaaaaagcaaataaaacatgctgaaatgctgaaaccCAGGATAAATAAGCTGTAAGAAATGGATGGAATATGGTATAGCAGCACCAGCTGAGCCACCTTCAACTGACACTGCGGAGCACAAAGTGACCGCAGACTGAACTATCAGCATTATGCCCGTCACATCATGTAAGGACATAACACCGGAGGGAAGAGTCTTTATGAACGGAAAGGTTCTTTTCATGGCCAGAGGTCCTCTGGCTGGATGTCCCTGGGGTCGccagcagcacagtgacagGCTTGCAACTCCTGACGGTGTGGTGTCCCTGACGGCGCGTTTGGGGGGGACAGTGCCTCTTGAACTCCCGAGGGTTCGCAGGGGAAACTCGAAAACCCATTTGTTCTCTCCATCTGTCCGGCTCGCCTCcgcggagggagaggaggggggggtcatAAGTGGTACTAATTCTGCCATCGGGGCTTGAGGGGGGTGTATGAGCTGTATCCCAGTGTCACGGCAGGAATGAACCGACCGCTCTCTCACCCTGAGCTCTGGGGTCGGCCCTGACAGATCAGCTCAGCCTTACTGCGTTCACAGACTCCCCCCACGCTAACCCCCGCGAATCAGATAAGCTCTCGGGGAATGGCGTGTTTAGTGACACTGTCACCGGGGCAGATGCCTCCAACACACTCTGAGAGGGAGCGGGACACTCCGGAGGTGTGAGGTTCAGATCCGGGGCAGTGCCTGCATGCAAAGTATGAGAAATATTGTACAAGACCATGTACAACTGCATGACTGCAGCTACATGCTGTAAATAAAGACGGtttcaattcattttgttgtctttttggGCTGAAAGTTTATCTGTGGTAGGAACATGAAGTACTTTGGAAGTATGTACTTAAATACAATGATTGTAACTACCAGAGTTAGAGTTTCAGTAATGCATAACTGTCTTCTGAAGTTCCAAGTCAcaaacaaagtgaaaaacacTACTACTTGAGTCAGATTTTTCTGTAGCAAGTAAAATTGTCCTGTAAGGAATTGTTTACATGTACTTTTGAAGTTCATATAAATTTTTCAGGGCATGCACATCAAAtgaacatattattattattattattattattaagaagaagaagaagaagaatatgGGTTAACTGGTGTAGAAATTCTCACTTCAAACAACTTGTCAACACAACATTCTTTTGTATAGCTGCTACAGCACTAACTGAATGCTTGTTAATGAACAAATGCTCCCTGAAAGAGAATGAATCGCTCCGTGTGGAGCTGCCTGCGTGCCACACGGGTTTTGCGTGGGTTTTCGCCTCGTGCCTTCTTCCCCTGCTGTGGGACATGTCTCCTCCCCAAACCACACGAAGCCCCAGCGCATCCAGGGGGGAGGCCTGGGCTCACTGGACGTGCCGGCACTGCCGAGGCGGCTCGCGGCCGCAGATGGTTTCAGTGGCGCGCCTTCACCCTCGTCACGCGAGGCCCGTGGCAGCAGCCCAATCGGAGCCACCTCTGGAGACACGGCGGCTCCTCTGTTTGCAGAGGCAAGGCTTGCAGACCGTAGCCGGGGGCGTTACCTCATGTCTGGGTAAGTAGGTCTGTGGGGCCTGTCAATACGCGTTAGAGGAGCGCTCTCTTGGCTGGGCCATCAGGGTCCCAACGTGCAGATGGCTACATCCTGTTGCTGTATGTGCGTTTACTCATAAGATGCCTTTTTATTTGCTAAACGGAAACCATAGCCCATTAGAATTTTGGGTTATGAGAAGCAAagtatttcttcatttctctcaTCACCTCTTCCCCTTTTCTTTACAACATTGTTGAACATCACATCTTTGCATTGTTGACTGAATAGACACCTATGGTTTTGAGGAACATGTTAATTACTGATGAATCAaatactgaaaagaaaataactgGTTTCACAGCAGAGAGGCCTCTGAGGTCTTTTTTCATCCTCTGAGGTCAGCAAGTGACTTTTCGTCTCTATAATGCATGAATGGACACTTACACTTAGGTGGTGGCTGCTGTGAACGATTTATAtcacttatgttttttttatcgAATTGGtgttatttcttcatttcagatgaaattgaaTATGCTCCATCTCATGTCAAGCCTCCCCACTAATCCTGGAGGTAGTGGTGTCTCTTCTACCTGTTAGCATGTGAATAGAGGCCGtgctgaaatgcatgcaaattcTTACTCCTCACAGTATGACACCAGCTCAAGGGTGGTGTTCAAGCAAAATGTTGCCAAAGGCACTAAAATTGCTAGGACCAGCTCTGGATTTAACTGActagcaatattttttttaaaaaaagaatgaaccacaattcaaattaaatcacagaaagagaaaggatgaAGCAATGCATTCTAACCTTTATATGAATGGTAGAAATAGGTTTCAAAAAGAAAGGATTTCAAATGACCCTGTTTTCCTAGGCGTTGAAGAGCTTTAAATATGACTTTCTGCTATCCTGCTGTTGTAAATGTTAGGAACAgcatattaagaaaaaaatatgttgcattTACCCTGTTTAATTTTCTTGGCCAAGTCCTGTAGGAGCTGTAGAAATATTATCATTGGAATCTTCCATACCATaatatttaaacagcaaaatgattTCTCTGAGGATAATGTTATTGCTTAAACTTAAATATGCAATTAATTCCTTCTATATTATATACTCTACACTGGCCCATTTGACTAATTGGCCTACATAGAACTGATAAATGTCATTGCTGAAAACTAACACGCAGTGGGTGGTCTACAAACAAGAGAGTAAAATCATACACACAACGTA
Encoded proteins:
- the gjc2 gene encoding gap junction protein gamma 2, producing the protein MTNMSWSFLTRLLEEIHNHSTFVGKVWLTVLIIFRIVLTAVGGESIYSDEQTKFTCNTKQPGCDNVCYDAFAPLSHVRFWVFQIIMISTPSIMYLGYAIHKIARSSEEERRKQRKFRKKPHAIKWRATRTLEEVLEEEEEEEPMIYEDTLEVQEIKPEAAKCPSNRDQQKHDGRRRIMEEGLMRIYVMQLLARAVFEVGFLAGQYLLYGFRVNPSYVCNKSPCPHSVDCFISRPTEKTIFLLIMYVVSCLCLLLNICEMVHLGIGTFRDMLRRRKSKGRRPSYSYPYPRNIPASPPGYNLVMKSDKPSRIPNSLITHEQNLANVAQEQQCTSPDDNIPSDLASLHRHLRVAQEQLDMAFQTYNNKSNPQTSRTSSPASGGTVAEQNRVNTAQEKQGARPKASMEKAGTIIKNGKTSVWI